The genome window TGTCCTCGCCGTGCGCGGGGCGCCGCTGCTGGGGATCGCCGGGGCGTACGGGGTCGCGCTCGCCGCCGCGCGAGGGTTCGACGTGGACGAGGCCGCGGACGCGCTGGAAGGGGCGCGGCCCACCGCGGTGAACCTCGCGGTCGGTGTGCGCCGGGCGCGGGCCGCGCACCGGGCCGAGCTCGGCCGGACGGGCGACCGGAAGGAGGCCGCCGGGGCGGCGCTCGCCGCGGCGCGGGCGCTGCACCGGGAGGACGCCGAGGCCAGTTCCCGCATGGCCGCGCACGGGCTGGCGCTGCTCGACGAGCTGCTGCCGGGCGGCGGGCACCGGGTGCTCACGCACTGCAACACCGGGTCGCTGGTGTCGGGCGGTGAGGGCACGGCGTTCGCGGTGGCGCTCGCGGCACACCGGTCGGGGCGGCTGCGGAGGCTGTGGGTGGACGAGACACGGCCGTTGCTGCAGGGTGCCCGGCTGACCGCTTATGAGGCGGCGCGCAGCGGAATGGCGTACACCTTGCTCACGGACAATGCCGCGGGCTCGCTGTTCGCGGCCGGAGAGGTGGACGCGGTGCTGGTGGGTGCCGACCGGATCGCCGCCGACGGGTCGGTGGCGAACAAGGTCGGGACCTATCCGCTCGCGGTGCTCGCCCGGTATCACCACGTGCCGTTCATCGTGGTGGCTCCGGTGACGACGGTGGATCCGGACACCCCGGACGGGGCGTCCATAGAGGTGGAGCAGCGTGCCGGCCATGAGGTGACGGAGATCACCGCGCCTCAGGTGCCGGTGGCGGGAGCGGAGGCGGGAGGTGGGATCGCGGTGGCACCCCTGGGGACCCAGGCGTACAACCCGGCGTTCGACGTGACGCCGCCCGAGTTGGTGACGGCGATCGTCACCGAGGAAGGGGCTGTGTCGCCCGTGACCGCTGATGCGCTTGCCGAGCTGTGTGACAGGTCACGCCAGGTAACGATTTAGTTAATGGGATGATGGCATTCATGAAGGGACGAGTCCTTGTCGTCGACGACGACACCGCACTGGCCGAGATGCTCGGCATTGTGTTGCGTGGTGAAGGTTTTGAGCCGTCTTTCGTAGCCGACGGCGACAAGGCGCTGGCCGCGTTCCGTGAGGCCAAACCGGATCTGGTGCTGCTGGATCTGATGCTGCCGGGCCGGGACGGGATCGAGGTGTGCCGTCTGATCAGGGCGGAGTCCGGGGTGCCGATCGTGATGCTCACGGCCAAGAGCGACACCGTCGATGTGGTGGTCGGCCTGGAGTCGGGCGCGGACGACTACATCGTGAAGCCGTTCAAGCCGAAGGAGCTGGTGGCCCGGATCCGGGCGCGGCTGAGGCGGTCGGAGGAGCCTGCGCCGGAGCAGCTCGCCATAGGTGACCTGGTCATCGATGTGGCCGGGCACTCGGTGAAGCGGGAGGGGCAGTCGATCGCTTTGACCCCGCTGGAGTTCGATCTGCTGGTCGCGCTGGCGCGCAAGCCGTGGCAGGTGTTCACTCGTGAGGTCCTGCTGGAGCAGGTCTGGGGGTACCGCCACGCGGCGGACACCCGTCTGGTGAACGTTCATGTGCAGCGGCTGCGTTCCAAGGTCGAGAAGGACCCGGAGCGGCCGGAGATCGTGGTGACCGTCCGTGGTGTCGGATACAAGGCAGGACCCAGCTGACATGTCCGGTGACAGTGCCGCTTCGGCGCCCGGTCAGCCGGGGATCCGCGCGGAGCGGCCTGTCGGCCGGAAGTCGTCGGGTTCCCGCTGGGGGCGTCTCCTCGAGGGCGGGTTGCTCCAGGGCGGAGTCCAGGGCAGCCCGGTCCTGAGGCTGTTCATGCGCTGGGTGCGTCGTCCGCTGCTGCCGGTGATGCGGCTGTGGCGGCGCAACATCCAGCTC of Streptomyces griseiscabiei contains these proteins:
- the mtnA gene encoding S-methyl-5-thioribose-1-phosphate isomerase; protein product: MADQYARSGDDIRPTGIPAIRWDEPPEGPVLVLLDQTRLPAEEVELVCTDAPALVEAIRVLAVRGAPLLGIAGAYGVALAAARGFDVDEAADALEGARPTAVNLAVGVRRARAAHRAELGRTGDRKEAAGAALAAARALHREDAEASSRMAAHGLALLDELLPGGGHRVLTHCNTGSLVSGGEGTAFAVALAAHRSGRLRRLWVDETRPLLQGARLTAYEAARSGMAYTLLTDNAAGSLFAAGEVDAVLVGADRIAADGSVANKVGTYPLAVLARYHHVPFIVVAPVTTVDPDTPDGASIEVEQRAGHEVTEITAPQVPVAGAEAGGGIAVAPLGTQAYNPAFDVTPPELVTAIVTEEGAVSPVTADALAELCDRSRQVTI
- the mtrA gene encoding two-component system response regulator MtrA encodes the protein MMAFMKGRVLVVDDDTALAEMLGIVLRGEGFEPSFVADGDKALAAFREAKPDLVLLDLMLPGRDGIEVCRLIRAESGVPIVMLTAKSDTVDVVVGLESGADDYIVKPFKPKELVARIRARLRRSEEPAPEQLAIGDLVIDVAGHSVKREGQSIALTPLEFDLLVALARKPWQVFTREVLLEQVWGYRHAADTRLVNVHVQRLRSKVEKDPERPEIVVTVRGVGYKAGPS